From Posidoniimonas corsicana, one genomic window encodes:
- a CDS encoding serine hydrolase domain-containing protein translates to MQIVSQLAVLSVVVIAGGVVSQAAELPRSTPAAEGLSAEKLKEVSEAMNRLVADKHIAGGAVMIARHGKVVFDEAYGLRDIERKLPVESDTLFRIYSMSKAVTSAAALVLVDEGKLELDAPVGRYLPELAKPQVFVSGKEAEARLGRSFDGFLDVHFVGDHVPAVAEQTLTVADLFLHTSGIPYGSKGGDPTERMMDAKGVLDRDSSLAQMTTKISQIPLTFEPGTDWKYGASVDVLGRVVEVASGRPLNEFLQERIFAPLGMVDTAFYVPDGKQSRFAVNYAPDGEGGLKVIDSSTDSDYLTKPGLFSGGGGLVGTVPDYMRFLLMVERGGALGGTRVLSEESVKLMTTNQLPEEAGWVTFGDDVRTGVGFGLGFNVITDAAEGERPGEYGWGGAASTHYWVSPRDELIVVTMEQRMPYSSETEDLVKPIVYGAIEE, encoded by the coding sequence ATGCAGATTGTGTCCCAGCTTGCTGTGCTTAGCGTCGTGGTGATCGCGGGCGGTGTGGTCTCGCAAGCGGCGGAGCTGCCGCGGTCGACGCCGGCCGCCGAGGGGCTGTCGGCCGAGAAGCTGAAAGAGGTCAGTGAAGCAATGAACCGCCTGGTGGCGGACAAGCACATCGCCGGCGGCGCGGTGATGATCGCCCGGCACGGCAAGGTGGTGTTCGACGAAGCCTACGGCCTGCGGGACATCGAGCGGAAGCTGCCGGTGGAGTCCGACACGCTGTTCCGCATCTACTCGATGAGCAAGGCGGTCACGTCGGCCGCCGCGCTCGTGCTAGTGGACGAGGGGAAACTTGAACTCGACGCGCCGGTTGGGCGGTACCTGCCAGAGCTGGCCAAGCCGCAAGTCTTCGTCAGCGGGAAGGAAGCCGAAGCACGGTTGGGCAGGAGTTTTGATGGGTTCCTCGATGTCCATTTTGTTGGCGACCACGTCCCAGCTGTCGCGGAACAAACGCTGACCGTGGCAGATCTTTTCTTGCACACTTCGGGCATCCCGTATGGATCTAAGGGGGGCGATCCAACAGAGCGGATGATGGACGCCAAGGGCGTGCTGGATCGGGATTCCAGCCTGGCTCAGATGACTACCAAGATCAGCCAGATCCCGCTCACCTTCGAGCCCGGCACGGATTGGAAGTACGGCGCGTCGGTCGACGTGCTGGGCCGGGTGGTGGAGGTCGCGTCGGGGCGGCCGCTGAATGAGTTCCTCCAGGAGCGGATCTTTGCGCCGCTGGGGATGGTCGACACCGCGTTCTACGTGCCCGACGGGAAGCAGAGCCGCTTCGCCGTCAACTACGCGCCGGACGGCGAGGGCGGCCTCAAGGTGATCGACTCGTCAACCGACAGCGACTACCTGACCAAGCCCGGGCTGTTCTCCGGCGGCGGCGGGCTGGTGGGAACCGTGCCCGACTACATGCGGTTCCTGCTGATGGTCGAGCGGGGCGGCGCGCTCGGGGGCACGCGGGTGCTGTCCGAGGAGTCGGTCAAGCTGATGACCACCAACCAGCTGCCGGAGGAGGCCGGCTGGGTCACCTTCGGCGACGACGTGCGGACCGGCGTCGGCTTCGGGCTGGGGTTCAACGTGATCACCGACGCCGCCGAGGGCGAGCGGCCGGGCGAGTACGGCTGGGGCGGCGCCGCCAGCACGCACTACTGGGTTTCGCCGCGGGACGAGCTGATCGTCGTGACGATGGAGCAGCGGATGCCATACTCCTCGGAGACCGAGGACCTGGTGAAACCGATTGTGTACGGGGCGATTGAGGAGTAG
- a CDS encoding GmrSD restriction endonuclease domain-containing protein has protein sequence MLFAEPLELLLRHVFESKYSGNALRGDGIVPRTAKIVELQPETEVRMSVTPKGLSVQAAYRDYTDGKFVVNRKYQRKLVWTREEKQKLIDSILRGFPIPLILLATETLPDGSKSYEILDGLQRLNAIFEFIENRYGVEGKYFRVEELSRAQQRLENGVFPAIPREFEKLDREACSNLLDYTLAITEFPASDSSAVNEVFGRINAYGRRLSDQEQRQAGVVSEFASLVRTLSAEIRGDVSRETLDLSEMPSISIEPDEFHDTYGIAADETFWCNQGVLRKSQLREAEDEQFVADLVISILNDEPFAFSGANLDAHYNLLTDEAQQLERSVHHVGADTIKANVLAALNILLDLFREHDANPGCMKRVLNPNAGSNPIKAPFYAVFMAFYELCVEDEKSPGDVDAIVAALTDLQNKLNVARGQVTAQKRRENIDLTKGLISRYFDDRRPPSVNTGAGLGIQFCNALRRSKVETAAFECKQGVLELHGSRQHNEEVLQDVIQTICAIANLGPDSDGAVFIGVADSQRDASRIHELDEISETKIGARYVVGIDREAKLLDMDVDTYVQRVCQAIATSPLSEPLKSAVMAKVDCIDFRNHSVITIWIPSQKVASTLSDQMYIREGSSTVHVDQISKITAVQSLFQRG, from the coding sequence TTGCTGTTTGCGGAACCCCTAGAGCTCTTGCTCAGGCATGTGTTTGAATCCAAGTATTCCGGAAACGCATTGCGTGGTGACGGAATTGTTCCGAGGACGGCTAAGATCGTCGAATTGCAGCCAGAAACGGAGGTGCGAATGAGTGTGACACCGAAGGGTCTTAGTGTTCAAGCTGCCTATCGAGACTATACGGATGGGAAATTCGTTGTTAATCGAAAGTACCAGCGTAAGTTGGTGTGGACGAGAGAAGAGAAGCAAAAGCTCATCGATAGCATTTTGAGGGGATTTCCTATTCCCTTGATTCTACTCGCCACCGAAACACTACCTGACGGATCAAAGTCTTATGAGATTCTTGATGGACTACAGCGATTGAATGCGATTTTTGAATTCATCGAGAATCGGTACGGGGTTGAGGGCAAGTACTTTAGGGTTGAGGAACTATCGCGCGCACAGCAAAGACTGGAGAATGGGGTTTTCCCCGCCATCCCACGTGAATTCGAGAAGCTAGATCGCGAGGCCTGCTCTAATCTCCTCGACTACACTTTGGCGATTACTGAGTTTCCAGCTTCTGACTCATCTGCGGTAAACGAAGTTTTCGGAAGAATCAATGCCTATGGACGAAGGCTGAGCGACCAGGAACAGCGGCAAGCTGGGGTCGTATCGGAGTTCGCATCGCTCGTTCGTACGTTATCAGCAGAGATCCGGGGCGATGTCTCACGAGAAACTCTAGATCTCTCAGAAATGCCGTCCATAAGTATCGAACCAGACGAGTTTCACGATACCTATGGAATTGCTGCGGACGAGACGTTCTGGTGCAATCAAGGAGTGCTGCGCAAGAGTCAGCTGCGCGAAGCCGAGGACGAGCAGTTCGTTGCGGATTTGGTCATTTCCATTCTTAATGATGAACCCTTTGCATTTAGCGGTGCGAACCTCGATGCGCACTACAACCTATTGACGGACGAGGCGCAGCAGCTTGAGCGGAGCGTTCATCACGTCGGTGCGGACACGATAAAGGCCAATGTGCTGGCTGCGCTGAACATACTTCTTGATCTCTTTCGAGAGCACGACGCTAACCCAGGATGCATGAAGAGAGTGCTTAACCCGAACGCGGGTAGCAACCCGATTAAGGCTCCGTTCTACGCAGTATTTATGGCGTTCTACGAGCTCTGCGTAGAAGATGAGAAGTCTCCAGGCGACGTGGACGCGATAGTGGCAGCACTCACAGACTTACAGAACAAGCTCAATGTGGCCCGAGGGCAGGTGACTGCACAAAAGCGACGCGAGAACATCGATCTGACGAAAGGGTTGATATCACGCTATTTCGATGATCGCCGGCCTCCATCAGTTAATACTGGTGCTGGGCTCGGCATTCAGTTCTGCAACGCGCTTCGGCGATCAAAGGTGGAAACCGCCGCGTTCGAATGCAAGCAGGGGGTTTTGGAGCTCCACGGAAGCAGGCAACATAACGAGGAAGTCCTTCAAGATGTGATTCAGACAATATGTGCGATCGCGAATCTGGGACCAGACTCGGATGGTGCAGTGTTTATTGGAGTTGCTGACTCTCAGCGCGACGCTAGTCGGATTCACGAACTTGACGAGATTAGCGAAACCAAGATCGGTGCCAGGTATGTCGTAGGTATCGATAGAGAAGCGAAGCTGCTTGATATGGACGTTGATACCTATGTTCAACGGGTATGCCAGGCCATTGCGACGTCGCCTTTGAGTGAACCGCTCAAGAGTGCAGTTATGGCAAAGGTGGACTGCATTGACTTTAGGAATCACTCTGTGATCACAATTTGGATTCCATCGCAAAAGGTGGCGTCGACGTTGAGCGATCAGATGTACATTCGCGAAGGAAGCAGTACGGTGCACGTTGATCAAATATCAAAGATCACTGCAGTTCAATCGCTGTTTCAGCGCGGTTGA
- a CDS encoding DUF1501 domain-containing protein: MPHRQPPADPFAANRRCFLRGGATALGAAALAGLPAGVTSASAATASSPEFPNYPAKAKRVIYLFQSGGPSQQDLFDHKPLLNRLNGEELPPSVRGGQRLTGMSGNQSSLPLAGSMFRFGRYGQSGAWLSELLPHHRRIVDDVCFVRSLYTEAINHDPAITMMQTGSQIAGRPSFGAWLSYGIGSENADLPAFIVLVSSGQGGQPLYARLWGSGFLDSKHQGVRFRSGKEPVLYLTNPDGVCRSRRRGQLDAINQLNRLQHAAEHDPEINSRIAQYEMAFQMQMSVPDATDLSDEPESTFELYGEDARRPGTFAANCLLARRLAERDVRFIQLYHQGWDQHSNLPKDIVGQAKETDQASAALVLDLKQRGLLEDTIVVWAGEFGRTSYSQGILTADNYGRDHHPRCFTGWIAGGGFKPGMTYGASDDFGYNLASDGVHVHDLNATLLHQLGIDHERLTFKHQGRRFRLTDVHGHVVRELLS; this comes from the coding sequence ATGCCGCACCGCCAACCACCCGCCGACCCGTTCGCCGCCAACCGCCGCTGCTTTTTGCGCGGCGGCGCAACCGCGCTGGGCGCCGCCGCGTTGGCCGGGCTGCCAGCGGGCGTGACGAGCGCGTCCGCCGCCACCGCGTCGTCGCCCGAGTTCCCCAACTACCCGGCCAAGGCCAAGCGGGTCATCTACCTGTTCCAGTCCGGCGGCCCGTCGCAGCAGGACCTGTTCGACCACAAGCCGCTGCTCAACCGGCTCAACGGCGAGGAGCTCCCCCCCTCGGTGCGCGGCGGGCAACGCCTGACCGGCATGTCGGGCAACCAGTCGTCGCTGCCGCTGGCCGGGTCGATGTTCCGGTTCGGCCGCTACGGGCAGTCGGGCGCATGGCTCAGCGAGCTGCTGCCGCACCACCGCCGCATCGTCGACGACGTGTGCTTCGTCCGCTCGCTCTACACCGAGGCCATCAACCACGACCCGGCCATCACGATGATGCAGACCGGCTCGCAGATCGCCGGCCGGCCGTCGTTCGGCGCGTGGCTGTCGTACGGCATCGGCTCGGAGAACGCCGACCTGCCGGCCTTCATTGTGCTGGTCTCGTCGGGCCAGGGCGGCCAGCCGCTCTACGCGCGGCTGTGGGGCTCGGGCTTCCTCGACTCCAAGCACCAGGGCGTGCGGTTCCGCTCCGGCAAGGAGCCGGTCCTGTACCTCACCAACCCGGACGGCGTGTGCCGCTCGCGGCGCCGCGGGCAGCTCGACGCGATCAACCAGCTCAACCGCCTGCAGCACGCCGCCGAGCACGACCCGGAGATCAACTCCCGCATCGCGCAGTACGAGATGGCGTTCCAGATGCAGATGTCGGTGCCCGACGCGACCGACCTGTCGGACGAGCCGGAGAGCACGTTCGAGCTGTACGGCGAGGACGCCCGCCGGCCCGGCACGTTCGCCGCCAACTGCCTGCTGGCCCGCCGGCTGGCCGAACGCGACGTGCGGTTCATCCAGCTCTACCACCAGGGGTGGGACCAGCACTCCAACCTGCCCAAAGACATCGTCGGCCAAGCGAAGGAGACCGACCAGGCGTCGGCCGCGCTGGTGCTCGACCTCAAGCAACGCGGCCTGCTGGAGGACACCATCGTCGTGTGGGCCGGCGAGTTCGGACGCACCTCCTACAGCCAGGGCATCCTCACCGCCGACAACTACGGCCGCGACCACCACCCCCGCTGCTTCACCGGCTGGATCGCCGGCGGCGGCTTCAAGCCCGGCATGACCTACGGCGCCTCGGACGACTTCGGCTACAACCTCGCGTCCGACGGCGTGCACGTGCACGACCTCAACGCCACACTGCTGCACCAGCTCGGCATCGACCACGAGCGGCTCACCTTCAAACACCAGGGCCGCCGCTTCCGCCTGACCGACGTGCACGGGCACGTAGTGCGTGAGTTGTTGAGCTGA
- a CDS encoding DUF1553 domain-containing protein, whose amino-acid sequence MRWLSLIPLLLAPLLTAGVACCAEPNFNRDVRPILSDKCFFCHGPDEGSRQAGLRLDIGADARHAIGSGELVERVTSDDPFVMMPPPESKLALTDAEKQTLRQWVAAGGGYERHWAFEPVPAEVPPPAVQQNEWPQSPIDRFVLSRLEEHGLSPTPQADHARWLRRATLDLTGLPPTPAEIEAFQQHAAGDPEAAQRDATRRLLASPDYGEHMAAAWLDAARYADSYGYQSDMLNTLWPYRDWVIRSYNQNLPYDQFLTWQLAGDLVPSPTPDQLLATAFNRLHRLNNEGGAVFEEWRIENVADRVHTFGTAALGLTLECCRCHDHKYDPIPMRDYYALSAFFNSIDESGLYDRTAKVPAPSMLLPTAEQQSQLEAARQRVDAAQRDLQQTLAGASERYSQWLAEAEQQRAELSTPGLVTAIDFDEPFDDSQRDAWRPSTDDRARTADLPRAEVADSPFPRPTNHDGPRRALRLDGDHGATILGVEPIDRWTPFSLVLTFRETARSPDRAVLAHYCRGADPGFSGWDLTIEDGHVASRLYRVWPGNAIGVRTVEPIPADQWNQVTATYDGSSQADGLKLYLNGQPLPTKIVRDAIHKRANVPQGPGGDLVVGQRFRSRGLAGGLIDDVRFYSRQLTDGEVHSLATGAPPRPSLDYFTSAVDEASRAAAERLAEARQQLAMAEEPVQEVPVMRELPEPRPAHVLARGQYDSPTGPDTLVGRNTFSDMLPPFPADAPRDRLGLAQWLTAPDHPLTARVFVNRLWANFFGRGLVDTPDNFGLQGAQPTHPELLDWLARDFVDHGWDVKRLCEQIVLSATYRQSSAATDKLLEADRENRLLARGPSHRLSAEQIRDLALAASGLLNPERGGPPVSPYQPGGDLWREANAMSPAYKESVGESLYRRSVYSVWKRTAPLPNMLAFDAMSREVCTVSRSRTNTPLQALVLLNDTQFVEAARVLAEQVVDDHAEDAGAVSAAFVRLTGREATDAERRLLLGLLSDELAYYQAHPDEAGKLVGVGAAESSGETDAPRLAAMTTVCQAILNLDATVWKR is encoded by the coding sequence GTGCGTTGGTTGTCGCTCATCCCGCTGCTGCTCGCGCCGCTCTTAACGGCTGGCGTCGCGTGCTGCGCCGAGCCCAACTTCAACCGCGACGTCCGGCCGATCCTCTCCGACAAGTGCTTCTTCTGCCACGGCCCGGACGAGGGCAGCCGGCAGGCCGGCCTGCGGCTGGACATCGGCGCCGACGCCCGCCACGCGATCGGCTCGGGAGAGCTCGTCGAACGGGTCACCAGCGACGACCCGTTCGTGATGATGCCGCCTCCGGAGTCGAAGCTCGCGCTCACCGACGCCGAGAAGCAGACGCTCCGCCAGTGGGTCGCCGCGGGCGGAGGTTACGAACGCCACTGGGCGTTCGAGCCGGTGCCCGCGGAAGTCCCGCCACCGGCGGTGCAGCAGAACGAGTGGCCGCAATCACCGATCGACCGCTTCGTGCTGTCGCGTTTGGAAGAGCACGGACTCTCGCCTACCCCACAGGCGGACCACGCCCGCTGGCTGCGGAGGGCGACGCTCGACCTCACCGGGCTGCCGCCCACGCCGGCCGAGATCGAAGCGTTCCAGCAGCACGCGGCCGGCGACCCGGAAGCCGCCCAGCGCGACGCGACCCGGCGGCTGCTCGCTTCGCCCGACTACGGCGAGCACATGGCCGCCGCTTGGCTCGACGCCGCGCGGTACGCCGACTCGTACGGCTACCAGTCCGACATGCTCAACACGCTCTGGCCGTACCGCGACTGGGTGATCCGCTCGTACAACCAGAACCTGCCGTACGACCAGTTCCTCACCTGGCAGCTGGCCGGTGACCTGGTGCCATCGCCCACGCCCGACCAGCTGCTCGCCACCGCGTTTAACCGGCTGCACCGGCTTAACAACGAAGGCGGCGCCGTATTCGAGGAGTGGCGTATCGAGAACGTCGCCGATCGGGTGCACACCTTCGGCACGGCCGCGTTGGGCCTCACGCTTGAGTGCTGCCGCTGCCACGACCACAAGTACGACCCCATCCCGATGCGCGACTACTACGCGCTCTCGGCGTTCTTCAACTCCATCGACGAGAGCGGCCTGTACGACCGCACCGCCAAAGTGCCGGCGCCCAGCATGCTGCTGCCCACGGCTGAGCAGCAGTCGCAACTCGAAGCCGCCCGGCAACGCGTCGACGCCGCCCAGCGTGACCTCCAACAAACCCTCGCCGGCGCCAGCGAACGCTACTCACAGTGGCTCGCCGAAGCCGAGCAGCAGCGAGCCGAGCTCTCGACGCCCGGTTTGGTGACAGCAATCGACTTCGACGAGCCGTTTGACGACTCACAGCGCGACGCCTGGCGCCCCTCCACCGACGACCGTGCGCGGACCGCGGACCTGCCGCGGGCCGAGGTCGCCGACTCGCCGTTCCCCCGACCAACCAACCACGACGGCCCGCGTCGGGCGTTGCGGCTCGATGGCGACCACGGCGCCACCATCCTCGGCGTCGAACCGATCGACCGCTGGACTCCATTCAGCCTGGTGCTCACCTTCCGCGAGACCGCCCGCTCACCCGACCGCGCCGTGCTGGCCCACTACTGCCGTGGCGCCGACCCCGGCTTCAGCGGCTGGGACCTGACCATCGAAGACGGGCACGTCGCGTCGCGGCTGTACCGCGTCTGGCCCGGCAACGCGATCGGCGTCCGCACGGTGGAGCCGATCCCCGCCGACCAGTGGAACCAGGTCACCGCGACGTACGATGGTTCGTCCCAAGCGGACGGGCTTAAGCTGTACCTCAACGGCCAACCGCTGCCGACGAAAATTGTCCGCGACGCCATCCACAAGCGGGCCAATGTACCGCAGGGCCCGGGCGGCGACCTGGTGGTGGGGCAGCGATTCCGTTCCCGCGGCCTGGCTGGCGGGCTGATCGACGATGTCCGCTTCTACTCACGCCAGCTCACCGACGGCGAGGTCCACAGCCTGGCGACCGGCGCCCCGCCCCGTCCCTCGCTCGACTACTTCACCTCGGCCGTCGACGAAGCCAGCCGCGCAGCCGCCGAGCGGCTCGCCGAGGCCCGCCAACAGCTCGCGATGGCGGAGGAGCCGGTGCAGGAGGTCCCCGTCATGCGAGAGCTCCCTGAGCCGCGTCCCGCTCATGTGCTCGCCCGCGGGCAGTACGACTCGCCAACCGGGCCCGACACGCTGGTCGGCCGCAACACGTTCTCCGACATGCTTCCGCCCTTCCCCGCCGACGCGCCGCGCGACCGGCTGGGCCTGGCGCAGTGGCTCACCGCGCCGGACCACCCGCTCACGGCCCGAGTGTTCGTGAACCGGCTGTGGGCCAACTTCTTCGGGCGGGGGCTGGTCGACACGCCGGACAACTTCGGCCTGCAGGGCGCCCAGCCGACCCATCCGGAACTGCTCGACTGGCTGGCCCGCGACTTTGTCGACCACGGCTGGGACGTAAAGCGGCTGTGCGAGCAGATCGTGCTCTCGGCGACCTACCGCCAGTCGTCGGCCGCGACCGACAAGCTGCTTGAGGCCGACCGCGAGAACCGCCTCCTCGCCCGCGGACCCTCGCACCGATTGAGCGCCGAGCAGATCCGCGACCTGGCGCTCGCCGCGTCCGGGCTGCTGAACCCCGAGCGGGGCGGGCCGCCCGTTTCGCCCTACCAACCGGGCGGCGACCTGTGGCGCGAGGCGAACGCCATGTCGCCCGCGTACAAGGAGTCGGTGGGCGAGTCGCTCTACCGGCGTTCGGTCTACTCGGTCTGGAAGCGCACGGCGCCGCTGCCCAACATGCTGGCCTTCGACGCGATGTCCCGCGAGGTGTGCACCGTCAGCCGCTCGCGCACCAACACCCCGCTGCAGGCGCTGGTGCTGCTGAACGACACGCAGTTCGTCGAGGCCGCCCGGGTGCTGGCCGAACAAGTGGTCGACGATCACGCCGAGGACGCCGGCGCCGTCTCCGCAGCGTTCGTCCGCCTCACCGGCCGCGAAGCGACCGACGCCGAGCGGCGCCTGCTGCTCGGCCTGCTGTCCGACGAGCTCGCGTACTACCAGGCCCACCCCGACGAGGCCGGCAAGCTAGTCGGCGTTGGCGCGGCCGAGTCGTCGGGCGAAACCGATGCGCCCCGCCTGGCCGCGATGACCACCGTCTGCCAGGCCATCCTGAACCTCGACGCCACGGTCTGGAAACGCTGA
- a CDS encoding zinc-binding alcohol dehydrogenase family protein produces MKAFQITEPGASRLTELADPQPAAGEVLLRIRCVGFCGSDLNTYRGMNPLVSYPRIPGHEIAGTVAALGEGVAGWTVGQDVLVFPYTECGACSACRAGRPNCCRDNKTLGVQRDGAMAELACVPQGKLLSADGLSPTELALVEPLTVGAHAAARGQASEGEHVVVFGAGAIGLGAIAGAAYRGAVVTAVDIDDAKLALAQKCGATHAVNSAAQDLHARLQELTGGHGPALAIEAVGLPQTFVSAVEEVCFAGRVVYIGYAKEAVSYDTKLFVMKELDIRGSRNALRTDFEQVIAMLQAGGFPTAEVVSHRGPLDQAGGLLAEWAEAPQRFTKIQIEFPEG; encoded by the coding sequence TTGAAAGCGTTTCAGATCACCGAGCCCGGGGCGTCCCGGCTCACCGAACTCGCCGACCCCCAGCCCGCCGCCGGCGAGGTGCTGCTGCGGATCCGCTGCGTTGGGTTCTGCGGCAGCGACCTCAACACGTACCGCGGCATGAACCCGCTGGTCAGCTACCCCCGCATCCCGGGGCACGAGATCGCCGGAACGGTCGCGGCGCTCGGCGAAGGGGTCGCCGGCTGGACCGTCGGGCAGGATGTGCTGGTGTTCCCGTACACCGAGTGCGGCGCGTGCTCCGCCTGCCGCGCCGGGCGGCCCAACTGCTGTCGCGACAACAAGACCCTCGGCGTGCAGCGTGACGGCGCGATGGCCGAGCTGGCGTGCGTGCCGCAGGGCAAGCTGCTGTCGGCCGACGGGCTCTCTCCTACCGAGCTCGCCCTGGTCGAGCCGCTGACCGTCGGCGCCCACGCGGCCGCGCGGGGCCAGGCGTCCGAGGGTGAGCACGTGGTGGTGTTCGGCGCCGGGGCGATCGGACTGGGCGCGATCGCCGGCGCCGCGTACCGCGGCGCGGTGGTGACGGCCGTCGACATCGACGACGCCAAGCTCGCCCTTGCGCAGAAGTGCGGCGCGACCCACGCGGTCAACTCGGCCGCCCAGGATCTGCACGCCCGCCTGCAAGAGCTCACCGGCGGGCACGGCCCGGCCCTGGCGATCGAGGCGGTGGGCCTGCCGCAAACGTTCGTTTCGGCGGTGGAAGAGGTCTGCTTCGCGGGCCGGGTGGTGTACATCGGTTATGCTAAAGAAGCCGTGTCGTACGACACCAAGCTGTTCGTCATGAAGGAGCTGGACATCCGCGGGTCCCGCAACGCGTTGCGGACTGACTTCGAGCAGGTGATCGCCATGCTGCAGGCGGGCGGGTTCCCAACCGCCGAGGTGGTGTCGCACCGCGGCCCGCTGGACCAGGCGGGCGGGCTGCTGGCCGAGTGGGCCGAGGCGCCGCAGCGGTTCACCAAAATCCAGATCGAGTTCCCCGAGGGCTGA
- a CDS encoding amidohydrolase family protein yields MVIDAHHHFWNYSPSAYGWIDESMAAIARDFTPADLAAEAQTAGVDGVVSVQARQTLEETGWLLGLADQHDLIRGVVGWAPLASDDIAGVLAELAGHPKLKGLRHVVQDEPDERFLEGQAFNRGVSLLSGHGLVYDLLIFERQLPAAIAFVDRHPDTRFVLDHIAKPRIEAGELSPWKENIAELARRPNVWCKVSGMVTEADLQGWTADGLRPYFDAVLEGFGPGRLMFGSDWPVCLLACDYARWLQTVRDWASDLSAAEQRSLFGETAINVYQL; encoded by the coding sequence ATGGTCATCGACGCCCACCACCACTTCTGGAACTACAGCCCGTCGGCGTACGGCTGGATCGACGAGTCGATGGCGGCTATCGCCCGCGACTTCACCCCCGCCGACCTGGCCGCCGAGGCCCAGACGGCCGGGGTCGACGGCGTGGTGAGTGTCCAGGCGCGGCAGACGCTGGAGGAAACCGGCTGGCTGCTCGGCCTCGCCGACCAACACGACCTGATCCGTGGCGTGGTTGGCTGGGCGCCGCTGGCCAGCGACGACATCGCGGGCGTGCTGGCGGAGCTCGCCGGTCACCCCAAGCTCAAGGGCCTGCGGCATGTAGTGCAGGACGAGCCGGACGAGCGATTCCTCGAGGGGCAGGCGTTCAACCGCGGGGTGTCGCTGCTATCAGGCCACGGCCTTGTCTACGACCTCCTGATCTTCGAGCGTCAGCTCCCCGCCGCGATTGCCTTTGTCGACCGCCACCCGGATACTCGGTTTGTGCTGGACCACATCGCGAAGCCGCGGATCGAGGCCGGCGAGCTCTCGCCCTGGAAAGAGAATATCGCCGAGCTCGCCCGCCGGCCCAACGTGTGGTGCAAGGTCTCCGGCATGGTGACCGAGGCGGACCTCCAAGGCTGGACCGCCGATGGCTTGCGTCCCTACTTCGATGCGGTGCTGGAGGGCTTCGGGCCGGGGCGCCTGATGTTCGGCTCCGACTGGCCGGTCTGCCTGCTGGCTTGCGACTACGCCCGCTGGCTGCAGACGGTCCGCGACTGGGCGTCGGACCTCTCCGCAGCCGAGCAGCGTTCGCTCTTCGGCGAGACCGCGATCAACGTCTACCAGCTCTAG
- a CDS encoding aldo/keto reductase: protein MSGAAGQDGALRPLGRTGLSVPRIVYGVSCLGNLYEALPLETKRGIAAAWFQASDARPVAIDAAGKYGAGLALEVVGDSLRGLGVPPKDVLLSNKLGWLRVPLESEEPTFEPGVWADLRHDAVQRISHDGILECWEQGLQLLGAPYRPQLASVHDPDEYLAASTDDEDRRSRLDDVLGAYAALHELKERGEVAAVGVGAKDWRVIEELSQQIDFDWVMLANSLTIYRHPPELLDFVGGLAGRGVGVINSAVFNAGFLVGGRFLDYRVATPETDSQAFAWRQTFHKLCARHDVPPTVACVQFGLAAPGVAAVALNTSAPSRVLDNARSVEQQAPAAFWQDAKAAGLVDPACDFVG, encoded by the coding sequence ATGTCGGGGGCGGCGGGGCAAGACGGCGCGCTGCGTCCCCTCGGCCGCACCGGCCTGAGCGTCCCCCGCATCGTCTACGGCGTCAGCTGCCTGGGCAACCTGTACGAGGCCCTGCCGCTGGAGACCAAGCGAGGGATCGCCGCGGCGTGGTTCCAGGCGTCCGACGCGCGGCCCGTGGCGATCGACGCCGCGGGCAAGTACGGCGCCGGCCTGGCCCTGGAGGTGGTGGGCGACTCGCTCCGCGGGCTTGGCGTACCGCCCAAGGATGTGCTGCTCAGCAACAAGCTCGGCTGGCTGCGTGTCCCGCTCGAGTCCGAGGAGCCGACCTTCGAGCCCGGCGTATGGGCCGACCTGCGGCACGACGCCGTGCAGCGCATTAGCCACGACGGCATCCTCGAGTGCTGGGAGCAAGGGCTCCAGCTGCTCGGCGCGCCCTACCGGCCGCAGCTCGCGTCCGTCCACGACCCGGACGAGTACCTCGCCGCATCGACCGACGATGAGGACCGCCGGTCGCGACTCGACGACGTCCTCGGCGCGTACGCCGCGCTGCACGAACTCAAGGAGCGGGGCGAGGTAGCGGCCGTTGGGGTCGGCGCCAAGGACTGGCGGGTTATCGAGGAGCTCTCCCAGCAGATCGACTTCGATTGGGTCATGCTGGCGAACAGCCTCACCATCTACCGCCACCCGCCGGAGCTGCTGGACTTCGTCGGCGGGCTGGCCGGCCGCGGGGTCGGCGTCATCAACTCCGCGGTGTTCAACGCCGGGTTCCTCGTGGGCGGCAGGTTCCTTGACTACCGCGTCGCGACGCCCGAGACCGACAGCCAGGCATTCGCCTGGCGACAGACCTTCCACAAGCTCTGCGCCCGCCACGATGTTCCGCCCACGGTGGCGTGCGTGCAGTTTGGCCTCGCCGCGCCGGGCGTCGCCGCGGTGGCGCTCAACACCAGCGCGCCGAGCCGCGTGCTCGACAACGCGCGGTCGGTCGAGCAGCAGGCGCCCGCCGCGTTCTGGCAGGACGCCAAGGCCGCCGGCCTGGTCGACCCCGCCTGCGACTTTGTTGGCTAG